From the genome of Clostridiisalibacter paucivorans DSM 22131, one region includes:
- a CDS encoding ATP-binding protein, with translation MKKEIINVILKDYEKKRDKAIHEQKIKQTKIYKKIPRIKEIDDTISRTGLLISKTILNNPDSYEEKVYEIKNIMEELKKEKAILLTENNIPMEYLDIKYSCDKCQDTGFLKNGNKCSCFKQELINRAYKMSNISRVLERENFKTFDINLFSENPFEGEDISPRENMLQILSISEEFVFQFDDKHTENLFFYGTTGLGKTFMCNCIAKGLLDRGKIVIYQTAFKMMDIIRSHKFENNINSKSDDTEYNLLFDSDLLIIDDLGTENPTSFTNSEIFNIVNSRLIDNKKTVISTNLSPKEMAEIYTDRIFSRIFNNFRALRFYGKDLRWENKDMDI, from the coding sequence ATGAAAAAGGAAATTATAAATGTAATACTTAAAGATTATGAAAAAAAACGAGACAAGGCGATTCATGAACAAAAAATTAAGCAAACAAAAATCTATAAAAAAATTCCAAGAATAAAAGAAATTGATGACACTATCTCTAGAACTGGACTTTTGATATCTAAGACCATATTGAACAATCCTGATTCGTATGAAGAAAAGGTATATGAGATAAAAAATATTATGGAAGAACTAAAAAAAGAAAAGGCAATACTGTTAACAGAAAATAATATACCCATGGAATACCTAGATATTAAATACTCATGTGATAAATGTCAAGATACTGGTTTTTTGAAAAATGGCAATAAATGTAGTTGTTTTAAACAGGAATTAATAAATCGTGCATACAAAATGTCTAATATATCTAGAGTCTTAGAAAGGGAAAACTTTAAAACCTTTGATATAAATCTATTCTCTGAAAATCCCTTCGAAGGAGAAGATATAAGTCCAAGGGAAAATATGTTACAAATCCTAAGTATATCAGAAGAATTTGTATTTCAATTTGATGATAAACACACTGAAAATTTATTTTTTTATGGTACAACTGGATTGGGAAAGACATTTATGTGTAACTGTATAGCAAAGGGGCTTCTGGATAGGGGAAAAATAGTAATATATCAAACTGCTTTTAAAATGATGGATATTATTCGAAGTCATAAATTTGAAAATAACATTAATAGTAAAAGTGACGACACAGAGTATAATCTATTATTTGATTCAGATCTATTGATTATTGACGATCTAGGAACAGAGAATCCTACATCATTTACAAATAGTGAAATATTCAATATAGTCAATTCAAGACTTATAGACAATAAAAAAACTGTTATATCTACAAATTTATCTCCAAAAGAGATGGCAGAAATATATACCGATAGGATTTTTTCTAGAATATTTAATAATTTCAGGGCATTAAGATTCTATGGAAAAGATTTAAGATGGGAAAATAAAGATATGGACATTTAG